From one Lycium ferocissimum isolate CSIRO_LF1 chromosome 5, AGI_CSIRO_Lferr_CH_V1, whole genome shotgun sequence genomic stretch:
- the LOC132055500 gene encoding transcription factor TCP12-like — MYPSSNYSPNIPSSLYHIPSPFMQYEHEFFPYIHDHNLFQIAHDQNNLDTNMAEDSKKLDKHEQDEELVLKDCNKKDDTSSTMTSTVRKKNNKRVAAAGAATKKDRHSKINTAHGPRDRRMRLSLEVARKFFNLQDLLRFDKASKTVEWLLTKSKSAINELIEKINKENFTSTPISASSASESCEVISGVIDESAATNNDIHKQHKKKVKSIRRAALIHPVVAKESRKQARARARKRVQIKKSLNSIGETMADDFLEDHQSGNYQGYNPNNIMNHHHHEKQHILGTKENVVDNSNLLLVDTGNWSPFTINNYHPMNTEISQEHQFTNFQYSGKLWEA; from the exons ATGTACCCTTCAAGCAATTACAGCCCCAATATTCCCTCCTCTTTATACCACATACCATCTCCTTTTATGCAATACGAACACGAATTCTTCCCATATATCCATGACCATAATCTCTTTCAAATAGCTCATGATCAAAATAATCTCGATACCAACATGGCAGAAGATTCAAAGAAATTAGATAAACATGAACAAGATGAAGAATTAGTACTAAAAGACTGCAACAAGAAAGATGATACGAGCAGTACAATGACTAGTACTGTTCGTAAAAAAAACAACAAGAGAGTTGCTGCTGCTGGTGCTGCTACAAAGAAAGATAGACACTCCAAGATTAACACAGCTCACGGTCCTAGAGACCGAAGAATGAGACTTTCCCTTGAAGTTGCTCGCAAATTCTTCAATTTGCAAGACTTGCTCCGGTTCGATAAGGCCAGCAAAACTGTGGAGTGGTTGCTTACAAAGTCAAAATCAGCAATCAACGAGCTCATCGAGAAAATAAACAAAGAGAACTTCACCAGTACTCCTATTAGTGCATCGTCTGCCTCCGAGTCATGTGAAGTTATATCGGGAGTAATTGACGAATCTGCAGCCACTAATAATGACATTCATAAGCAACATAAGAAAAAGGTTAAGTCGATTCGTAGAGCTGCATTAATTCATCCGGTTGTTGCAAAGGAATCAAGGAAGCAAGCAAGAGCAAGGGCAAGGAAAAGAGTACAAATAAAGAAAAGCCTTAATAGTATTGGTGAAACTATGGCCGATGACTTCCTTGAAGATCATCAATCAGGTAATTATCAAGGCTATAATCCTAACAATATTatgaatcatcatcatcatgagaAGCAGCATATTTTGGGTACTAAGGAGAATGTTGTTGATAACTCTAATTTATTGCTGGTGGATACTGGCAACTGGAGCCCGTTTACTATCAACAACTATCACCCCATGAATACTGAAATTTCTCAAGAG CATCAATTTACGAACTTCCAGTATTCTGGGAAGTTATGGGAAGCTTAG